In the genome of Gloeotrichia echinulata CP02, one region contains:
- a CDS encoding transposase translates to MRQVEKHIIKEGHDWFDYCSDITTISRQLYNTAQFTQRQGFFYGWGTQSQASLDTLFKQNENYKAISAKVAQLVLKQNADAWIAYYKALVAYKLEPTKFTGRPKPPNYVDDKNLVKFNNQAIGKREFNKGFIIPSMSPIRIPVKPGLKFEDLCEVRIIPKTGCFVIEIVYEITELSEFFCSLNPELNAAIDIGLDNLATIVFNDLAIQPIIVNGKPLKSANQFYNKQIAKFRGFLPNRKARSRRIANIVRNRHQFVSSYLHQATKMIVDELLSLGVTHVSIGKNEQWKTRLNLGKRTNQNFTQIPHAKFIEMLTYKLVRVGITVKVAEESYTSKASAIDWDIIPIYQPNNKIKHVFSGKRVKRAWYISKNGLKIHADVNAGYNIGRKSNPEGFDCLQSILRDRGCLVVHPRRITPLFKRVHAESRVA, encoded by the coding sequence ATGCGTCAAGTAGAAAAGCACATAATCAAAGAAGGACATGACTGGTTTGATTATTGTAGTGACATTACCACTATTTCTCGGCAGCTTTACAACACTGCTCAATTCACTCAGCGTCAAGGTTTTTTCTACGGATGGGGAACTCAATCACAAGCTAGCTTAGACACTTTATTCAAACAAAACGAGAACTACAAAGCAATAAGCGCAAAAGTAGCTCAACTCGTATTAAAACAGAATGCAGATGCGTGGATTGCTTACTACAAAGCATTAGTGGCTTATAAACTTGAACCAACTAAGTTCACTGGTAGACCAAAACCACCTAATTATGTTGATGACAAAAACTTAGTGAAATTCAATAATCAAGCAATTGGTAAAAGAGAATTTAATAAAGGTTTCATTATCCCATCAATGTCGCCAATCAGGATTCCAGTAAAGCCTGGACTAAAGTTTGAGGACTTGTGTGAGGTACGAATTATCCCAAAAACTGGATGCTTCGTTATCGAAATAGTCTATGAAATTACCGAGTTGTCAGAGTTTTTTTGTAGTTTGAATCCTGAACTGAATGCGGCGATAGATATTGGTTTAGATAATCTAGCGACGATTGTTTTCAATGATCTAGCAATACAACCAATTATTGTAAATGGTAAACCATTGAAATCAGCCAACCAGTTTTATAACAAGCAGATTGCCAAGTTTCGAGGTTTTCTACCCAATAGGAAAGCTCGGTCAAGGCGAATTGCAAACATCGTTCGTAATCGCCATCAATTTGTTTCTTCATATTTACATCAAGCCACAAAAATGATTGTGGATGAACTTCTATCTCTTGGTGTAACTCACGTCTCAATCGGGAAAAACGAACAATGGAAAACACGTCTTAATTTAGGTAAACGTACAAACCAAAATTTTACTCAGATACCACATGCTAAATTTATCGAAATGCTGACTTATAAATTAGTTAGAGTCGGTATTACCGTTAAGGTAGCAGAAGAATCTTACACAAGTAAGGCTTCAGCGATTGATTGGGACATCATCCCAATTTATCAACCTAACAACAAGATCAAGCATGTATTCTCAGGAAAACGTGTCAAACGTGCGTGGTATATCAGTAAAAATGGTTTGAAGATTCATGCCGACGTGAACGCAGGGTACAACATCGGCAGAAAAAGTAATCCTGAAGGATTTGACTGTCTCCAGTCTATTCTAAGGGATAGGGGGTGTCTGGTAGTACATCCAAGGCGGATAACTCCACTATTTAAGCGTGTCCATGCTGAAAGTAGAGTCGCTTAA
- the moaA gene encoding GTP 3',8-cyclase MoaA: MNQVDYLRISLIDRCNFRCQYCMPEETELDYIVKQQLLTDSELLTLIQEVFIPVGFTRFRLTGGEPLLRPRVVELVRQIAAFDQTQDLSMTTNGFLLAPLAQNLYNAGLRRINISLDSLDADTFDQIIGNHGRSRWQEVWDGIQAAYRVGFDPLKLNVVIIPGVNDHEVLDLAALTIDKQWHVRFIEFMPIGNWELFGDRGWVSSAELRQRIRHRWGLTDSQIRGNGPADVFQIPGAKGTLGFISQMSECFCDRCNRMRLSADGWLRPCLLNEKAQIDLKTALRHGISTTQLQEQVRLLLAIKPEINFKQRDSGTAAAYTRTMSQIGG; encoded by the coding sequence ATGAACCAGGTAGACTACCTCCGCATTAGCCTAATCGATCGCTGTAATTTCCGCTGTCAATACTGTATGCCAGAGGAGACGGAACTTGATTATATTGTCAAGCAACAATTATTGACTGACTCCGAACTCCTGACGCTAATTCAAGAGGTGTTTATCCCTGTAGGCTTTACTCGTTTTCGTTTGACTGGGGGGGAACCCTTACTACGTCCCCGTGTGGTGGAATTGGTCAGACAAATTGCTGCTTTTGACCAAACCCAAGACCTCTCAATGACCACCAATGGGTTTTTGCTTGCACCCTTGGCACAAAACCTTTATAATGCTGGTTTGCGGCGTATTAATATTAGCCTAGACTCTCTCGATGCCGACACCTTTGACCAAATTATCGGCAATCACGGACGTTCGCGCTGGCAAGAGGTCTGGGATGGTATTCAAGCAGCTTATCGCGTCGGCTTTGACCCTCTGAAGCTGAATGTAGTGATAATTCCAGGGGTCAATGACCACGAAGTTTTAGATTTAGCCGCTTTGACCATTGATAAACAATGGCACGTCCGGTTTATTGAATTTATGCCTATTGGCAATTGGGAATTATTTGGCGATCGCGGTTGGGTATCTTCCGCAGAACTGCGACAACGCATCCGCCATCGCTGGGGCTTGACAGATTCGCAAATTCGTGGTAATGGTCCAGCCGATGTCTTTCAAATACCGGGAGCGAAGGGAACATTAGGATTTATTAGTCAGATGTCCGAGTGTTTTTGCGATCGCTGTAACCGGATGCGCCTGAGTGCTGATGGCTGGCTACGCCCCTGTTTATTGAATGAAAAAGCTCAAATTGACCTGAAAACTGCTCTGCGTCATGGCATTAGCACCACCCAATTGCAAGAGCAGGTCAGGCTATTACTAGCAATCAAGCCAGAAATTAACTTTAAGCAACGCGACTCTGGTACGGCAGCCGCTTACACTCGTACCATGTCGCAAATTGGCGGTTAG
- a CDS encoding tetratricopeptide repeat protein codes for MTEKPHASNSNNIEMNVTAHDNSTVTQIRQINAAEVNIVNIIVEPPEQIPQLESPGVLKAGNPQKSLAYWQGRKTEIAQIQQWFHDQNTFLIGIEGIGGTGKSMLAAKIYEEIAGFPKRFWGDVSNGAGFSDLARQVLTEFGFRVPEQEVQLVDALVKCLRSGEFLLIIDNLESLLQPNRQWGSQFFGDFFNAWVESGGNSKVLVTTRERPELKGFAWLPLKGLQVEEGVALLVELGIRGDLTQFVALVDGHPLLLRLVAYLLKEEYPQDPDLKRLADLGLGNLQQLLTDSHVVGVHRRRENVGMVLVLDASFNRLNELQKALLLNISVYRGAVDSAAAAAVLLGYSAAEIEGELRNLVKRSLLVEKLNGKRRFEFQPVVLEYVRYKAGNQTEAHERAIDYYRSIAKQPPWKTKDDVKKYLEIFHHFYELQDYDSAFVALRVCDEFLTLRGYYIDQVELYGQLISKWQEIGDRENWNYRASLISLGNAYNSLGEYQQAIDYHQQSLEIFRDIGDRNGEGLSLMNLGLAYFFQGQYPQAIDLFQQSLEIAREIGDRNTEGKSLANLGLAYLSLGQYPQAIDLFQQSLEIAREIGDRNTEGNSLSSLGSAYLSLGEYQQAIDYHQQSLEIAREIGDRNSQGKSLMNLGLAYFFQGQYPQAIDLFQQSLEIAREIGDRNSEGKSLANLGLAYFSQGQYPQAIELLQQGLEIAREIGDRNGVGKSLANLGTVYLKQGQYQQAIEFYQQSLEIFREIGDRNGVGASLIGLGIAYRSLGEYQRAIELLQQGLEIAGKIGDRNSEAKAWFNLGLTLENVNRESDALGAYLNAYELYQTIGLYADVQLCNNEIERLSQPKARVVSRRGFWGWLRRLWRWVCGWFRRLWRWD; via the coding sequence ATGACAGAAAAACCTCACGCCAGTAACTCGAACAATATTGAAATGAACGTCACCGCCCACGATAACAGTACGGTGACTCAAATAAGGCAGATAAATGCTGCAGAAGTCAACATTGTCAACATTATTGTTGAGCCACCAGAACAAATCCCTCAACTAGAATCGCCCGGTGTTCTCAAAGCGGGGAACCCTCAAAAAAGTTTAGCTTACTGGCAAGGAAGAAAAACAGAAATTGCCCAAATACAACAATGGTTCCATGATCAAAATACCTTCTTAATTGGCATAGAAGGCATCGGTGGTACTGGTAAATCGATGCTGGCTGCGAAAATTTATGAAGAAATTGCAGGTTTCCCTAAGCGATTTTGGGGTGATGTCAGTAATGGCGCAGGTTTTAGCGATTTAGCCCGCCAAGTATTAACAGAATTTGGCTTTCGCGTTCCCGAACAAGAAGTGCAATTAGTAGACGCCCTGGTTAAGTGTTTACGCAGCGGTGAATTTTTACTGATTATTGACAACCTGGAGAGTTTATTACAACCAAATAGACAGTGGGGAAGTCAATTTTTCGGCGACTTTTTCAACGCTTGGGTGGAATCTGGCGGTAATAGTAAGGTGTTAGTCACCACCAGAGAAAGACCAGAATTAAAAGGCTTTGCATGGCTACCTCTGAAAGGTTTGCAAGTTGAAGAAGGGGTAGCACTGTTAGTAGAATTGGGCATTCGGGGAGATTTAACGCAGTTTGTCGCACTGGTAGATGGGCATCCCCTACTGTTAAGATTGGTAGCATATTTATTAAAAGAAGAATATCCCCAAGACCCGGATTTAAAACGATTAGCAGATTTAGGCTTAGGCAATTTGCAGCAGTTGTTAACAGATTCCCACGTGGTAGGTGTGCATCGCCGCCGGGAAAATGTGGGGATGGTTTTGGTGTTGGATGCCAGTTTTAATAGATTGAATGAATTACAAAAAGCGTTATTACTGAATATTAGTGTTTATCGTGGTGCGGTTGACAGTGCAGCCGCTGCAGCGGTGTTGCTGGGGTATTCAGCAGCAGAGATTGAGGGAGAATTAAGGAATCTGGTTAAGCGTTCTTTGTTGGTAGAAAAGCTTAATGGTAAGCGGCGCTTTGAGTTTCAGCCTGTGGTTTTGGAGTATGTGCGGTATAAAGCTGGTAATCAAACAGAGGCGCATGAACGAGCCATTGATTATTATCGCTCAATTGCTAAACAACCCCCTTGGAAAACGAAAGATGATGTTAAAAAATACTTGGAAATCTTTCATCACTTTTATGAGTTGCAAGATTATGACTCTGCCTTTGTTGCGCTTCGGGTTTGCGATGAATTTTTAACCTTGCGGGGTTATTACATCGACCAAGTAGAACTATATGGGCAATTGATCAGTAAATGGCAAGAAATTGGCGATAGAGAAAACTGGAATTATCGAGCTTCTCTCATTTCATTAGGTAATGCTTACAACTCCCTAGGAGAGTACCAACAAGCGATTGATTACCACCAGCAGTCTTTGGAAATCTTTAGGGATATAGGCGATCGCAATGGCGAAGGTTTATCCTTAATGAATTTGGGTCTTGCTTACTTTTTCCAGGGGCAGTACCCACAAGCAATTGATTTGTTCCAGCAGTCTTTGGAAATTGCTAGGGAAATTGGCGATCGCAATACCGAAGGTAAATCCTTAGCTAATTTAGGTCTTGCTTACCTTTCCCTGGGACAGTACCCACAAGCAATTGATTTGTTCCAGCAGTCTTTGGAAATTGCTAGGGAAATTGGCGATCGCAATACCGAAGGTAACTCCTTGAGCAGTTTAGGTAGTGCTTACTTATCTCTGGGAGAGTACCAACAAGCGATTGATTACCACCAGCAGTCTTTGGAAATTGCTAGGGAAATTGGCGATCGCAATTCACAAGGCAAATCTTTAATGAATTTGGGTCTTGCTTACTTTTTCCAGGGGCAGTACCCACAAGCAATTGATTTGTTCCAGCAGTCTTTGGAAATCGCTAGGGAAATAGGCGATCGCAATTCTGAAGGTAAATCCTTAGCTAATTTAGGTCTTGCTTACTTTTCCCAGGGGCAGTACCCACAAGCAATTGAGTTGTTGCAGCAGGGTTTAGAAATCGCTAGGGAAATAGGCGATCGCAATGGCGTTGGTAAATCCTTAGCTAATTTAGGTACTGTTTACTTAAAACAGGGACAGTACCAACAGGCGATAGAGTTCTACCAGCAGTCTTTGGAAATATTCAGGGAGATTGGCGATCGCAATGGCGTTGGTGCTTCCTTAATTGGTTTAGGCATTGCTTACCGTTCCCTGGGAGAGTACCAACGGGCGATTGAGTTGTTGCAGCAGGGTTTAGAAATCGCTGGAAAGATTGGCGATCGCAATTCTGAAGCTAAAGCCTGGTTTAATTTAGGTTTGACATTAGAAAACGTCAACCGAGAATCAGACGCGCTTGGTGCTTATCTCAATGCCTATGAACTATATCAAACAATAGGACTTTATGCCGATGTGCAACTTTGTAACAATGAAATCGAGCGTCTGTCTCAACCAAAAGCGCGTGTAGTTTCTCGGCGTGGGTTTTGGGGGTGGTTGCGGCGGTTGTGGCGTTGGGTTTGCGGTTGGTTTCGGCGGTTGTGGCGTTGGGACTAA
- a CDS encoding AAA-like domain-containing protein, with protein sequence MPRWFNTAGPCKADIHYMLPPTVRLPSLERLIAQESYFVIHAPRQTGKTTAMMALAKQLTESGSYTAVMVSVEVGAPFSDDPGAAELAILGAWRDTIAIRLPQELQPPTWSFEDAGQRIRASLQAWAQATPRPLVLFIDEIDSLQDKALISILRQLRDGYPERPKNFPLSVGLIGLRDVRDYKVASGGSDRLNTASPFNIKVRSLTLRDFNATEVAQLYQQHTDDTGQVFTSQAIETAFDLTQGQPWLVNALAKEIVEEMVTDTKIAITPEHIHEAKEVLIKRQDTHLDSLAERLREPRVKAIIEPILAGLELGDVPNDDIQFVIDLGLCKMDPLGGLAIANPIYREVLPRVLTVTPMASLPQIAPTWLTKSGELNTDDLLQAFLAFWRQHGEPLLRSASYHEIAPHLVLMAFLHRVVNGGGTLEREYAIGRDRMDLRLKYGNVILGIELKAWRDKRRDPMESGIEQLDSYLARLGVNFGWLIIFDLRTKALPIEERLTTSITTTTNGRSVTIVRA encoded by the coding sequence ATGCCTCGTTGGTTTAATACCGCAGGGCCTTGTAAGGCTGATATTCACTACATGCTACCGCCAACTGTTCGGCTGCCTTCTTTAGAGCGACTAATTGCTCAAGAAAGCTATTTTGTCATCCACGCTCCTCGCCAAACTGGTAAAACTACGGCAATGATGGCTTTAGCAAAACAGCTTACAGAAAGCGGAAGCTACACCGCAGTCATGGTATCTGTGGAAGTAGGGGCACCGTTTAGTGATGATCCAGGAGCAGCCGAATTAGCAATTCTTGGTGCTTGGCGTGATACAATTGCAATCCGTTTGCCTCAAGAACTACAACCACCTACTTGGTCGTTCGAGGATGCAGGACAAAGGATTAGAGCTAGTTTGCAGGCATGGGCACAGGCAACACCCAGACCTTTAGTTCTGTTTATAGATGAAATTGACTCTTTGCAGGATAAAGCACTGATTTCGATTTTGCGGCAGTTACGCGATGGTTATCCAGAACGTCCAAAAAACTTTCCCTTATCTGTCGGGTTAATCGGTTTACGAGATGTGCGGGATTATAAGGTTGCTTCTGGTGGTAGCGATAGATTAAATACAGCCAGTCCCTTTAATATCAAAGTCCGCTCCCTAACTTTGAGAGATTTTAATGCCACAGAAGTGGCGCAACTATACCAACAACATACCGATGACACGGGACAAGTTTTTACCTCACAAGCAATTGAGACAGCGTTTGATTTGACTCAGGGACAGCCTTGGTTAGTAAATGCTCTTGCTAAAGAAATTGTCGAAGAAATGGTAACAGATACGAAGATCGCAATTACACCTGAGCATATTCACGAAGCTAAAGAAGTGCTAATTAAAAGGCAAGATACTCATCTTGATTCCTTAGCCGAAAGACTACGAGAACCAAGGGTAAAGGCAATTATTGAACCGATACTTGCAGGTTTAGAATTGGGTGATGTACCAAATGATGATATTCAGTTTGTCATCGACCTGGGTTTATGTAAAATGGACCCCTTGGGAGGACTGGCGATCGCAAATCCGATTTATCGAGAGGTGTTACCTAGAGTATTAACCGTGACACCAATGGCTTCTTTACCTCAAATCGCACCTACTTGGTTAACTAAGTCAGGTGAGTTAAATACGGATGACTTATTACAAGCATTTTTAGCATTCTGGCGACAGCATGGGGAACCGTTACTTCGTAGCGCATCCTACCATGAGATAGCACCACATTTGGTACTAATGGCATTTTTGCATCGTGTGGTGAATGGGGGTGGCACCCTGGAACGGGAATATGCGATTGGACGCGATCGCATGGATTTGCGTCTCAAATATGGGAATGTAATATTGGGAATCGAGTTAAAAGCTTGGCGGGATAAAAGGAGAGACCCAATGGAATCAGGGATTGAACAGTTAGATTCCTATTTGGCCAGGTTGGGGGTAAATTTTGGTTGGTTGATTATTTTCGATTTACGTACCAAAGCTTTGCCCATTGAGGAGCGATTAACAACATCCATTACAACTACAACAAATGGGCGTTCTGTAACCATTGTGCGGGCTTGA
- a CDS encoding DUF433 domain-containing protein produces MNTNQALYTKNIAEYFNFIAPGDIRLQNTRIGIETILYEYIDCGRSPEEIAQIYQSISLEQVYATILYYLQNKEFVSAYMQNWLEHGHRMREQQRLNPPPVSEKLRQLRTERQAKKQIHDAEISD; encoded by the coding sequence ATGAACACAAATCAAGCACTATATACAAAGAATATCGCTGAGTATTTCAACTTTATCGCGCCTGGAGATATTAGACTACAAAACACAAGAATAGGAATAGAAACAATTCTTTATGAATACATTGATTGTGGACGTTCGCCGGAGGAAATCGCCCAAATTTATCAATCAATTTCCTTAGAACAAGTATATGCGACTATTCTTTACTATTTGCAAAACAAAGAATTTGTCAGTGCTTATATGCAAAACTGGTTAGAACATGGTCATAGAATGAGAGAACAACAGCGACTTAATCCGCCACCAGTATCAGAAAAGTTACGCCAACTCCGAACTGAAAGACAAGCTAAAAAACAAATACATGACGCTGAGATATCTGATTGA
- a CDS encoding FAD-dependent oxidoreductase: protein MINQYQADVLVVGGGTGGTAAAIQAARRGAKTILVSEFPWLGGMLTSAGVSVPDGNELEAFQTGLWGAFLQELRRRQPGGLDHSWVSFFSYDPRIGAEIFADWVQELPNLQWISCQVPLEVFREGNCITGVRFADFIVKAKITLDATELGDLLPLAEIPYRWGWELKSEWGEPSAPDDFNSLTERYPVQAPTGVVLMQDFGAEIAPEIPQAPNYDPSLFAGAWDGYGPETFLNYGRLPGGLFMMNWPICGNDYGEGLGRLIESDSSRREFIQECRWHSQNFAHFIQNQLGRRYGLAQDVFPSNQPAFGLHPYYRESRRLVGLTTIREQDILPMSGGRVASLQPDAVAIGNYANDHHYPGFTWPLQPKSIRWGGRWTGTPFTIPYSSLIPSATDGFLVCEKNISVSHIANGATRLQPVVMGIGQAAGMAAAMCVELDCQPRDLQALALQAALLQDERSRAAIIPLFNLLRNNSGWLDWQMYYLSNPEAYPLSGNYPALSLVTYDHSDDDQVILRQCKCFVGIFHRQDQQDYRFVITAPVSNQGQTWQLVTLRSHIDQQLQAYPHKQLLQIWGRPNASGNWLLVENLEELSM from the coding sequence ATGATTAATCAATATCAAGCTGATGTTTTAGTAGTCGGTGGTGGCACCGGTGGCACCGCTGCAGCAATCCAAGCAGCGCGACGGGGTGCGAAAACTATTTTGGTGAGCGAATTTCCTTGGTTGGGAGGAATGTTAACCTCCGCTGGGGTATCTGTCCCCGATGGTAATGAATTAGAAGCATTTCAAACCGGTTTATGGGGTGCCTTTTTACAAGAATTACGACGGCGCCAACCGGGAGGATTAGATCACAGCTGGGTGAGCTTTTTTAGTTATGACCCGCGCATTGGTGCGGAAATTTTTGCCGATTGGGTGCAGGAATTGCCCAATCTGCAGTGGATTTCTTGCCAAGTGCCATTAGAGGTTTTCCGTGAGGGTAATTGTATAACTGGCGTCAGGTTTGCTGATTTTATTGTCAAGGCAAAAATTACTCTTGACGCCACAGAGTTAGGCGATTTATTGCCTTTAGCTGAGATTCCTTATCGCTGGGGCTGGGAATTGAAATCGGAGTGGGGAGAACCAAGCGCACCAGATGATTTTAATTCTCTCACAGAAAGATATCCCGTGCAAGCCCCTACTGGGGTGGTGTTAATGCAAGATTTTGGTGCAGAAATTGCTCCAGAAATTCCCCAAGCGCCTAATTATGATCCGTCTTTGTTTGCTGGGGCTTGGGATGGCTATGGTCCAGAGACATTTTTAAATTATGGACGTTTACCTGGGGGTCTATTCATGATGAATTGGCCGATTTGTGGCAATGACTACGGCGAAGGGTTAGGGCGTCTGATAGAGTCAGATTCCTCTAGAAGGGAGTTTATTCAAGAATGCCGCTGGCACAGCCAAAATTTTGCCCATTTCATCCAAAATCAGCTTGGTCGTCGCTACGGCTTGGCGCAAGATGTCTTTCCCAGTAACCAGCCTGCGTTTGGCTTGCATCCCTATTACCGAGAAAGTCGCCGGTTGGTGGGATTAACCACTATCCGCGAACAGGATATTTTGCCCATGTCTGGGGGTAGGGTTGCATCTTTGCAGCCAGATGCTGTTGCTATTGGTAACTATGCGAATGACCACCATTATCCTGGTTTCACCTGGCCACTACAACCGAAATCTATCCGTTGGGGGGGACGTTGGACGGGAACGCCCTTTACTATTCCCTATAGTAGCCTGATTCCATCTGCCACAGATGGTTTTTTGGTCTGTGAAAAGAATATATCTGTTTCCCATATTGCCAATGGAGCAACCAGATTGCAACCTGTGGTGATGGGTATAGGTCAAGCAGCGGGAATGGCGGCTGCTATGTGTGTTGAGTTGGACTGTCAGCCGAGGGATTTACAAGCATTGGCGCTGCAAGCAGCTTTATTGCAAGATGAGCGCTCAAGAGCGGCAATTATTCCTTTATTTAATTTACTACGGAATAATTCGGGATGGCTGGACTGGCAAATGTATTACTTAAGTAATCCAGAAGCCTATCCACTGAGTGGCAATTATCCTGCTTTATCTTTGGTTACGTACGATCACTCAGATGATGATCAAGTAATATTACGGCAATGTAAATGTTTTGTAGGGATTTTTCATCGCCAAGATCAGCAAGACTACAGATTCGTTATCACAGCCCCGGTGAGTAATCAAGGACAAACTTGGCAGCTTGTGACCTTGCGATCGCATATTGATCAACAGCTACAAGCCTATCCCCATAAGCAATTGCTCCAAATTTGGGGTCGCCCGAATGCCTCTGGTAATTGGTTACTAGTGGAAAATCTTGAGGAATTATCGATGTGA
- the tnpA gene encoding IS200/IS605 family transposase, which translates to MPGNYRHKTTSVTLINYHFVWIPKRRKKVLIGNVAIRLEELLYEKTKELECEILALEIMQDHVHLFVSCPPTLAPDQIMFRLKGYTSRVLRQEFPHLLRLPSMWTRSYFCGTAGDASSETIKKYIANQKTR; encoded by the coding sequence ATGCCAGGAAATTACAGGCACAAGACAACATCAGTCACCCTGATTAATTACCACTTCGTTTGGATACCAAAAAGACGCAAAAAAGTGTTGATTGGAAATGTCGCCATCAGACTTGAAGAGTTACTTTATGAAAAGACAAAAGAGCTAGAGTGCGAAATTCTAGCTCTTGAAATAATGCAAGACCATGTACATCTTTTTGTTAGCTGTCCCCCAACATTAGCCCCAGATCAAATTATGTTTAGATTAAAGGGATATACCTCTAGGGTGCTAAGGCAAGAATTTCCACATTTATTGAGACTGCCTTCAATGTGGACAAGAAGTTATTTTTGTGGAACTGCGGGTGATGCCTCAAGTGAGACAATCAAAAAGTATATTGCTAATCAAAAAACTCGCTAG
- a CDS encoding transposase codes for MLVLEAKLKGKQSQYNLIDEAIRTALFVRNKALRHWMDNKGVGKNDLQKLCAVLAKEFGFADKLNSMARQASADRAWLAIKRFYDNCKAKKPGKKGFPRFKKRGHSVEYKTSGWQLSADKRYITFSDGFNIGRLKLVGTRDLSFYSIKQIKRVRIIKRADGYYCQFCVDIERKEQHQHSGNQVGIDLGLEFFYTDSEGRTVENPRLLRKSEKALKRKQRKVSKSKKGSSNRRKAVKKLAKKHLKVSRQRKDFVVKTAKALVQSNDLVVYEDLQVKNMVKNDHLAKSISDASWSLFTDWVDYYAKVFDTWAIAVAPHYTSQDCSVCGTRVKKSLSTRTHKCHSCPTVLHRDHNAAIRILDKGLKSTVGRTESKACGQNDLYLGGETPLDKSAG; via the coding sequence ATGTTAGTCTTAGAAGCAAAGTTAAAAGGTAAACAAAGTCAGTACAATTTAATAGATGAAGCTATTAGAACTGCTTTGTTTGTCCGTAACAAAGCTCTAAGGCATTGGATGGATAACAAAGGTGTCGGTAAAAATGACCTACAAAAGCTTTGTGCTGTACTAGCCAAAGAATTTGGTTTTGCCGATAAGCTTAACTCTATGGCTCGGCAGGCTTCTGCTGATAGAGCATGGCTTGCGATTAAACGTTTTTACGATAATTGCAAAGCCAAGAAACCAGGAAAGAAAGGATTCCCTAGATTTAAAAAACGTGGGCATTCTGTTGAGTACAAAACATCAGGGTGGCAACTTTCTGCTGATAAAAGATACATCACATTCAGCGATGGTTTTAATATTGGTAGGCTTAAATTAGTTGGGACTCGTGACTTAAGTTTCTACTCTATTAAACAGATTAAACGTGTCAGAATAATTAAACGCGCTGATGGTTATTATTGTCAGTTTTGCGTTGATATTGAGCGTAAGGAACAGCATCAGCATAGTGGGAATCAAGTAGGAATAGATTTAGGCTTAGAGTTTTTCTACACTGATTCTGAAGGCAGAACAGTAGAAAATCCTAGATTATTGCGTAAGTCAGAGAAGGCTTTAAAGCGTAAACAAAGAAAGGTTTCTAAGTCTAAAAAAGGTTCATCTAATCGTCGTAAAGCTGTTAAAAAATTAGCTAAAAAGCACCTCAAGGTAAGTAGACAGCGTAAAGATTTTGTAGTTAAGACTGCAAAAGCGCTCGTCCAGTCAAACGATTTGGTAGTCTATGAGGACTTGCAGGTGAAGAACATGGTTAAAAACGATCATTTAGCTAAATCTATCAGTGATGCATCATGGTCATTGTTCACTGATTGGGTAGACTACTACGCCAAAGTTTTTGATACTTGGGCGATAGCAGTTGCACCCCACTACACGAGTCAAGATTGTTCTGTTTGTGGGACACGGGTTAAAAAATCATTGTCTACTCGTACCCATAAATGTCATTCTTGCCCAACAGTGCTACACCGTGACCACAATGCAGCGATTAGAATTTTGGACAAAGGATTGAAAAGTACCGTCGGGCGGACGGAATCTAAAGCTTGTGGACAGAACGACCTCTATCTAGGTGGGGAAACTCCTCTAGACAAGTCGGCTGGATGA
- a CDS encoding PIN domain-containing protein, protein MRIADALAGVSRLFLDTAPVIYFVERNPQFVDLVDPIFERLEADITAVASGITLSECLVGAIRQGLVDLEQAFVDVLQQDEVVFMDINATIAREAALIRVRYNLQLPDALQVATAIIAGCEAFLTNDAALKRVTELRVLVVGELLVN, encoded by the coding sequence ATGAGAATTGCTGATGCTTTAGCTGGAGTTTCTCGCTTATTTCTCGATACAGCACCCGTAATTTATTTTGTAGAACGTAATCCGCAGTTTGTCGATTTAGTCGATCCAATTTTTGAGCGTTTAGAAGCTGACATTACAGCAGTAGCATCTGGAATAACGTTATCAGAGTGTTTGGTGGGTGCTATCCGTCAGGGGTTAGTAGATTTAGAGCAGGCTTTTGTAGATGTATTGCAGCAGGATGAAGTAGTTTTTATGGACATTAATGCTACTATTGCGCGAGAAGCGGCTTTAATTAGGGTGCGTTATAACCTTCAGTTACCCGATGCGTTGCAGGTGGCGACGGCAATAATTGCTGGTTGTGAGGCTTTTTTGACCAATGATGCAGCTTTAAAGCGGGTGACGGAGTTGAGAGTTTTGGTGGTGGGTGAGTTGTTGGTGAATTGA